The window CGTTATTTATGTGCAGTATATAGCGATTGGGCAAAAAGGGGTTTGAGAGATATAAATGGAGAAAAAATGCTCAGTGAAAAACTTTTATCGTTCGCCCTTTTAGGGATTGACCCAGTTTTATGGGTATTGGTTGCTATGAGTGTGATAGCAGTGGGTGTGATGATCGAGCGAGCATTGGTTTTTGCACAGATTGAAAAAACGTATCAAACGATGGATTATTATACGTTGCGGTTGGGCTTAGAGGCACGTCTTGGCATCTTGGCAACATTTGGAAACAATGCACCTTTTATAGGACTTTTTGGAACGGTCTTAGGCATTATTCAAGCGTTCCACACGATAGGCTCTAGTAACTCTTTTGATGTTCAGCCCATTATGCAGGGTATTTCCGAAGCGTTGATTGCAACGGCTACGGGACTGTTTGTAGCCATCCCTTGTGTCATTGCCTATAACTATTTTCTCAGACGTCTTAAAGTGGTTTTAACCCAAAAAGAGGCACTTTTACATGAGGCATGAACCTATGTATGAAAGCGAAATTGCTGAGATCAACATGACTCCTT is drawn from Sulfurospirillum arsenophilum NBRC 109478 and contains these coding sequences:
- a CDS encoding MotA/TolQ/ExbB proton channel family protein; amino-acid sequence: MLSEKLLSFALLGIDPVLWVLVAMSVIAVGVMIERALVFAQIEKTYQTMDYYTLRLGLEARLGILATFGNNAPFIGLFGTVLGIIQAFHTIGSSNSFDVQPIMQGISEALIATATGLFVAIPCVIAYNYFLRRLKVVLTQKEALLHEA